In Cervus elaphus chromosome 5, mCerEla1.1, whole genome shotgun sequence, the following proteins share a genomic window:
- the TRIM25 gene encoding E3 ubiquitin/ISG15 ligase TRIM25, giving the protein MAELCPLAEELSCSICLEPFKGPVTTPCGHNFCGACLDETWAVQGAPYLCPHCRTGFPARPQLRKNTVLCAVVEQFLQAEQARPALADDGWTPPTRAAAPSAAGQVSCDHCLQAAAVKTCLVCMASFCQEHLRPHLDSPAFQDHPLQPPVRDLMRRKCARHNRLRDYFCPEHSECICHVCVVDHKTCSPAPLNEASTDLENKLRQKLTVMYGQINGASRALEDVRARQQEVQEAAHRKVDQLRQEYLEIKALIDASEASSTRKIKEEEKRVTSKFDNIYQIILKKKSEIQTLKEEVELALTKGDEFEFLEKATKLQGITTKPVFVPKVELNHELIKEVCQGTSDLKNELKRCLRQPQDKKPEELTVPGDAGGHCGPHTPKTHRPVKKPLKEEKKPRKPASAALNKPVTFGSSEHLVNLKPTVQEGAAKAPPVPPTSASLTAKVLENFLTKSRPELLEYVVKVVLDYNTAHNKVALSENYTVASVADTSLNYRPHPQRFTYCSQVLGLHCYKKGIHYWEVELQKNNFCGVGICYGSMERQGPESRLGRNSASWCVEWFNTKISAWHNNVEKTLPSTKATRVGVLLNCDHGFVLFFAAADKVHLLYKYKVDFAEAVYPAFWLFSTGATLSICSSK; this is encoded by the exons ATGGCGGAGCTGTGCCCGCTGGCCGAGGAGCTGTCGTGCTCCATCTGCCTGGAGCCCTTCAAGGGCCCGGTCACCACGCCGTGCGGCCACAACTTCTGCGGCGCGTGCCTGGACGAGACGTGGGCCGTCCAGGGCGCGCCGTACCTGTGCCCGCACTGCCGCACCGGCTTCCCCGCGCGGCCGCAGCTGCGCAAGAACACGGTGCTGTGCGCGGTGGTGGAGCAGTTCCTGCAGGCGGAGCAGGCCCGGCCCGCGCTCGCCGACGACGGCTGGACGCCGCCCACGCGCGCCGCCGCCCCCAGCGCGGCCGGCCAGGTGTCCTGCGACCACTGCCTGCAGGCCGCCGCCGTCAAGACGTGCCTGGTGTGCATGGCCTCCTTCTGCCAGGAGCACCTGCGGCCGCACCTGGACAGCCCCGCCTTCCAGGACCACCCGCTGCAGCCGCCCGTCCGCGACCTGATGCGCCGCAAGTGCGCCCGGCACAACCGCCTGCGGGACTACTTCTGCCCCGAGCACAGCGAGTGTATCTGCCATGTCTGCGTGGTGGACCACAAGACCTGCTCGCCTGCGCCCCTCAACGAGGCCAGCACCGACCTGGAG AACAAGTTGAGGCAAAAACTGACTGTCATGTATGGCCAGATCAATGGGGCGTCAAGAGCGCTGGAGGACGTGAGAGCTAGGCAGCAGGAGGTGCAG GAGGCTGCACACAGGAAGGTGGACCAGCTGAGACAAGAATACCTGGAAATAAAGGCTCTCATTGATGCCTCAGAGGCCAGCTCCACAAGGAAGataaaggaagaggagaagagggtcacCAGCAAGTTCGACAACATTTACCAGATCATCCTCAAGAAGAAGAGTGAGATCCAGACCCTGAAGGAGGAGGTTGAACTGGCCCTGACTAAGGGGGACGAGTTTGAGTTTCTGGAG AAAGCGACAAAACTGCAGGGAATCACCACGAAGCCAGTCTTCGTCCCCAAGGTGGAGCTGAACCATGAGCTGATTAAGGAGGTCTGTCAGGGCACCTCCGACCTGAAGAATGAGCTGAAACGGTGCCTCAGACAGCCCCAGGACAAGAAGCCCGAGGAGCTCACTGTCCCAG GGGACGCTGGAGGACACTGCGGACCACATACCCCGAAGACCCACCGGCCTGTGAAGAAGCCCCTGA aagaagagaagaagcCCAGGAAACCTG CCTCTGCCGCCCTCAACAAGCCTGTCACCTTTGGATCCTCGGAACACTTAGTGAATCTCAAACCAACTGTCCAGGAGG GTGCAGCCAAAGCCCCTCCCGTGCCGCCGACCTCAGCATCTCTCACCGCCAAGGTGCTGGAGAACTTCCTAACCAAGTCCAGGCCGGAGCTCCTGGAGT ATGTTGTTAAAGTTGTCCTGGACTACAACACCGCTCACAACAAGGTGGCCCTGTCCGAGAACTACACCGTCGCATCCGTGGCTGACACGTCCCTGAACTACCGGCCGCATCCCCAGAGGTTCACATACTGCTCGCAGGTGTTGGGGCTGCACTGCTACAAGAAAGGGATTCACTACTGGGAGGTGGAGCTGCAGAAGAACAACTTCTGCGGGGTGGGTATCTGCTACGGCAGCATGGAGCGGCAGGGTCCCGAGAGCCGTCTTGGCCGCAACAGCGCGTCCTGGTGTGTGGAGTGGTTCAACACCAAGATCTCCGCCTGGCACAACAATGTGGAGAAAACCCTGCCCTCCACCAAGGCCACGCGGGTGGGGGTGCTTCTCAACTGCGATCACGGCTTTGTCCTCTTCTTTGCCGCGGCTGACAAGGTCCACTTGTTGTATAAGTACAAGGTGGACTTCGCCGAGGCCGTGTACCCAGCCTTCTGGCTCTTCTCCACGGGTGCCACGCTCTCCATCTGCTCCTCCAAGTAG